The proteins below are encoded in one region of Sulfolobus sp. A20:
- a CDS encoding aminoacyl-tRNA deacylase: MTSLEEILKSRGINYQFVKVKDAKTVKDASNSLGIDEGKIAKTVIVIADNKPLAIFLRGNKRVNLEKVKEFLRVSEVRIAKAKEVRELTGYQVGGVPPIIEGVETIVDLDLASDSDYVYCGGGDEKTLLRISPKELVEKFNLKVLNVNH, encoded by the coding sequence GTGACCTCGCTGGAGGAAATATTAAAAAGTAGAGGAATTAATTATCAGTTCGTCAAAGTCAAAGACGCTAAGACTGTTAAAGACGCTTCCAACTCTTTAGGAATTGATGAAGGTAAAATAGCTAAGACTGTGATTGTCATTGCAGACAATAAGCCATTAGCAATATTCTTAAGGGGCAATAAAAGGGTAAATCTAGAAAAGGTAAAAGAATTTTTGAGAGTTAGCGAGGTTAGGATAGCGAAGGCTAAGGAGGTAAGGGAATTAACAGGTTATCAAGTTGGTGGAGTTCCTCCAATTATAGAAGGAGTAGAAACTATCGTAGATTTGGATTTAGCTAGCGATAGCGATTACGTCTATTGTGGTGGAGGAGATGAAAAGACATTACTACGTATTTCACCCAAGGAGCTTGTTGAAAAGTTTAATTTAAAGGTCTTAAACGTAAACCATTAA
- a CDS encoding MBL fold metallo-hydrolase, whose protein sequence is MLFRQLISKSGGCLTYVIGCTQAGELIIVDPRLDLVDDLMNFSELYDMRISYIIDTHTHADHLSGAKRLADMTRANVYMHESTKVKFAQKVRDNEEIKVGNVKIKFLYTPGHTPDSVSVLITDLRRGDEPWAVLTGDTLFVGGIGRIDIGGEDSAERLFYSLQKLKVLPDYIEVFPAHTSGSACGFGISGKPSSTIGFERKYNKLFSINNKEEFINSLKSIKLPRPKEFDEIIMKNVEGNF, encoded by the coding sequence ATGTTATTTAGACAGCTGATCTCAAAAAGTGGAGGATGCTTAACTTACGTCATTGGATGCACTCAAGCAGGGGAATTAATAATCGTTGACCCTAGGCTTGACTTAGTTGACGATTTGATGAACTTTTCTGAATTATACGACATGAGGATATCTTACATTATAGATACTCACACTCACGCTGACCACTTATCTGGGGCAAAAAGGTTAGCTGACATGACTAGGGCTAATGTTTATATGCATGAGAGTACTAAGGTGAAGTTTGCACAAAAGGTTAGGGATAATGAGGAAATAAAAGTTGGTAACGTTAAAATAAAGTTCCTTTATACGCCCGGGCATACTCCGGATAGTGTTTCTGTACTCATAACTGACTTAAGAAGAGGAGATGAGCCTTGGGCAGTATTAACTGGTGATACGTTATTTGTGGGTGGAATTGGTAGGATAGATATAGGAGGTGAGGACTCAGCAGAACGGCTCTTTTACAGTTTACAAAAACTTAAGGTATTACCAGATTACATTGAAGTTTTCCCTGCCCATACTTCCGGTTCAGCGTGTGGATTTGGGATAAGTGGAAAACCGTCATCAACCATAGGTTTTGAGAGAAAGTATAACAAGTTGTTTAGTATAAATAACAAAGAGGAATTCATAAATTCACTAAAGTCCATAAAACTTCCTAGACCTAAGGAGTTCGATGAAATAATAATGAAGAACGTTGAAGGTAATTTTTAA